One Cuculus canorus isolate bCucCan1 chromosome 34, bCucCan1.pri, whole genome shotgun sequence genomic region harbors:
- the LOC104061891 gene encoding solute carrier family 22 member 6-A translates to MPFGAVLDQVGGLGRFQVFQTALLAVPILFMASHNLLQNFTAAVPPHRCRLSAGGTTADTPRTPPNVSAPPEGISGAPEGISAPSGGISAPSGGILVPSEGISAASEDISAASEGISAAFEGISAPSEGISAASEVSAPSEGISAPSEGISAASEGISAPSEGISAPSEVSAPSEGISAASEGISAPSEGISAPSEVSAPSEGISAPSEGISAASEGPLRSSNAIVRSPEGHLVSPGATSRSPGVTFGFLDGNVTGEGPPGSPSGPRGGISISVSSNGSLGWADGPLGSCRRYVAQSSGNGTGGPRATEPCQDGWDYDLSVYVATIVNEWDLVCGRRQLRQMAQSLYMAGVLLGALVLGGLSDRFGRKALLLWSYAQLGLMGTCTAFAPNYALYCLFRFMGGMALSGFGLSIACLVVEWIPTPYRAVTVAITGFAYTLGQILLAAIAYAVPHWRWLQLTVSLPFFVFLLSSWWLAESARWLVLSGKAERAVKVLQRVAKVNKKKEEGEKLTVEILKANMKEELAGLKASYSVSDLVRTPVIRHIFLCLSIVWFSISFSYYGLAMDLQNFGVSIYLIQVIFGAVDFPAKVVVTISISYIGRRVSLMVTLFLAGLVIITNIFVSTELQTVRTALAVIGKGCLSAAFNCVFLFTTELYPTPIRQTGLGFGSTMARVGGIVAPLVKMMEEYYPFLPPAVYGVAPVVAAVVAAFLPETLNKPLPDTIEEVENRVKQQKVDLKEKIPLQPQDGAPQKDT, encoded by the exons ATGCCGTTCGGGGCGGTGTTGGACCAGGTCGGAGGTCTCGGACGCTTCCAGGTGTTCCAGACGGCTCTCCTGGCCGTTCCCATCCTCTTCATGGCCAGTCACAACCTCCTGCAGAACTTCACCGCCGCCGTCCCACCCCACCGCTGCCGCCTCTCCGCCGGCGGCACCACCGCCGAcacccccaggacacccccaaacgTCTCGGCGCCtcctgagggcatctcaggagCTCCTGAGGGCATCTCAGCGCCTTCTGGGGGCATCTCGGCGCCTTCTGGGGGCATCTTGGTGCCTTCTGAGGGCATCTCAGCAGCTTCTGAGGACATCTCAGCGGCTTCTGAGGGCATCTCAGCGGCTTTTGAGGGCATCTCGGCACCTTCTGAGGGCATCTCAGCAGCTTCTGAGGTCTCAGCACCTTCTGAGGGCATCTCAGCGCCTTCTGAGGGCATCTCAGCGGCTTCTGAAGGCATCTCAGCACCTTCTGAGGGCATCTCGGCGCCTTCTGAGGTCTCAGCGCCTTCTGAGGGCATCTCAGCGGCTTCTGAAGGCATCTCAGCACCTTCTGAGGGCATCTCGGCACCTTCTGAGGTCTCAGCGCCTTCTGAGGGCATCTCAGCACCTTCTGAGGGCATCTCAGCAGCTTCTGAGGGCCCCTTGAGGTCCTCCAATGCCATCGTGAGGTCTCCCGAGGGTCACCTCGTGTCTCCCGGTGCCACCTCGAGGTCCCCCGGTGTCACCTTTGGGTTCCTCGATGGCAACGTCACAGGTGAAGGCCCCCCAGGATCTCCCTCTGGTCCTCGTGGTGGGATCTCCATCTCCGTGTCCTCCAACGGCAGCCTGGGGTGGGCCGATGGTCCTCTGGGCTCCTGTCGGCGCTACGTGGCCCAGAGCTCCGGCAACGGCACCGGTGGTCCTCGGGCCACCGAACCCTGCCAGGACGGCTGGGACTACGACCTCAGCGTCTACGTGGCCACCATCGTCAACGAG TGGGACCTGGTGTGTGGGCGCCGGCAGCTGCGTCAGATGGCGCAGTCGCTCTACATGGCCGGAGTGCTGCTCGGGGCCCTCGTCCTGGGGGGCCTCTCCGACAG GTTCGGTCGGAAGGCGCTGCTGCTGTGGTCGTACGCGCAGCTCGGGCTGATGGGGACGTGCACGGCCTTCGCGCCCAACTACGCCCTCTACTGTCTGTTCCGCTTCATGGGCGGAATGGCGCTCTCGGGCTTCGGGCTCAGCATCGCCTGTCTGG TGGTGGAGTGGATCCCGACGCCGTACCGCGCCGTCACCGTGGCCATCACCGGCTTCGCCTACACGCTGGGTCAGATCCTCCTGGCGGCCATCGCCTACGCCGTCCCCCACTGGCGGTGGCTCCAACTCACCGTCTCTTTGCCCTTCTTcgtcttcctcctctcctcctg GTGGTTGGCCGAGTCGGCGCGGTGGTTGGTCCTCTCCGGGAAAGCCGAAAGAGCCGTGAAGGTCCTCCAACGAGTGGCGAAGGTTAataagaagaaggaagaaggcGAGAAGCTCACGGTGGAG ATCCTGAAGGCCAACATGAAGGAGGAGTTGGCGGGTTTGAAGGCCTCCTATAGCGTCTCCGATCTGGTCCGGACGCCGGTGATCCGTCATATCTTCTTGTGCCTCTCCATCGTCTG GTTCTCCATCAGTTTCTCCTACTATGGGTTGGCCATGGACCTGCAGAACTTCGGCGTCAGCATTTACCTCATCCAGGTGATCTTCGGCGCCGTGGACTTCCCGGCTAAAGTGGTGGTGACCATCTCCATCAGCTACATCGGCCGCCGGGTGTCCCTCATGGTCACCCTCTTCTTGGCAGGACTCGTCATCATCACCAACATCTTCGTCTCCACAG AGCTGCAGACGGTGCGGACGGCGTTGGCCGTCATCGGCAAAGGTTGTCTCTCGGCCGCCTTCAACTGCGTCTTCCTCTTCACCACCGAACTCTACCCAACGCCCATCAG GCAGACGGGGTTGGGCTTCGGGAGCACCATGGCGCGCGTCGGTGGCATTGTGGCGCCTCTGGTGAAGATGATGGAAGAGTATTACCCTTTTTTGCCGCCGGCGGTCTACGGAGTGGCTCCGGTGGTGGCCGCCGTGGTGGCCGCGTTCCTCCCCGAGACCCTCAACAAACCCTTGCCCGACACCATCGAAGAGGTGGAGAACAG GGTGAAGCAGCAGAAGGTGGATCTGAAGGAGAAGATCCCCCTCCAACCTCAGGATGGAGCTCCTCAGAAGGACACCTGA
- the LOC104061890 gene encoding solute carrier family 22 member 6-B-like isoform X1: MAFGDLLELLGGMGRFQVATILLLALPIFMMPSHNLLQNFTAATAAHRCRFLWEDNVTEVHLQELLKVWLPDGERCRRFVAPQWWLLDLNASTLNATPAETEPCGDGWTYDRSVFTNTIVTEWDLVCGSRALKQLAQSLYMSGVLVGAVVFGALSDRFGRRRLLTWCYLQMGVMGTSSSFAPTFTTYCLFRFLTGAAFSGVVLNSVSLSLEWTPTAQRALVGTLLGYCYTCGQFLLAGVAFAVPDWRRLQLLVALPFFAFFGCSWWLTESARWLLMVGRSQQALQELQKVAKINGKSEEGRKLDAEALRSHVQEETVPSRRRHSVLDLVRTPVLRRISCGLCFVWFSTSFAYYGLAMDLQHFDFNLYVIQMIFGAVDIPAKLVSILTITYVGRRFTQSLALILAGAAILANILVPPELRTLRTALAVFGKGCLAASFNCVFLYTGELFPTVLRRGWDWATPRRGWAASAPLWSRWWQRTSRRCRWSSTERRRWRRGWWPRGFRRRGRRRCRRPWRRWREGSTPRRSKPNTSRSPFIPSTPRGPPNATAPEAPKPPGPPEEQKKGWRNPTHPKRRSTESSSPGRGGGWDVLSRAAFSLLE, from the exons ATGGCTTTCGGGGACCTTCTGGAGCTCTTGGGAGGGATGGGACGCTTCCAGGTGGCCACCATCCTCCTCTTGGCTTTGCCCATCTTCATGATGCCCAGTCACAACCTTCTCCAGAACTTCACGGCTGCCACCGCCGCCCACCGCTGCCGCTTCCTTTGGGAGGACAACGTCACCGAGGTccacctccaggagctcctgaAGGTTTGGCTTCCGGACGGAGAGCGGTGTCGCCGCTTCGTGGCTCCTCAGTGGTGGCTTTTAGACCTCAACGCCTCAACGCTCAACGCCACTCCGGCCGAGACGGAGCCGTGCGGCGACGGATGGACCTACGACCGCAGCGTCTTCACCAACACCATCGTCACCGAG TGGGACCTGGTGTGCGGCTCGCGGGCTCTGAAGCAGTTGGCGCAGTCGCTCTACATGAGCGGCGTCCTGGTGGGCGCCGTCGTCTTCGGAGCGCTCTCGGACAG gttTGGGCGACGGCGGCTCCTCACGTGGTGTTACCTCCAGATGGGCGTCATGGGGACCTCTTCCTCCTTCGCCCCCACCTTCACCACCTACTGCCTCTTCCGGTTCCTCACCGGCGCCGCCTTCTCCGGCGTTGTCCTCAACAGCGTCTCCCTCT CTTTGGAGTGGACGCCGACGGCTCAGCGGGCGCTGGTGGGGACCCTCCTGGGCTACTGCTACACCTGCGGGCAGTTCCTCTTGGCCGGGGTGGCCTTCGCCGTTCCCGACTGGAGGAGACTGCAGCTCCTCGTGGCTCTGCCCTTCTTCGCCTTCTTCGGCTGCTCCTG GTGGCTGACGGAGTCGGCGCGGTGGCTCCTCATGGTGGGGAGGTCCCAACAGGCCCTGCAGGAGCTCCAGAAGGTGGCCAAGATAAACGGGAAGAGCGAAGAAGGCCGGAAGCTCGACGCGGAG GCGCTGAGGTCCCACGTGCAGGAGGAGACGGTTCCATCCCGGAGGCGTCACAGCGTCCTCGACCTCGTCCGGACGCCCGTCCTGCGCCGCATCTCCTGCGGCCTCTGCTTCGTCTG GTTCTCCACCAGCTTCGCTTACTACGGTTTGGCCATGGACCTCCAACACTTTGACTTCAACCTCTACGTGATCCAAATGATCTTCGGAGCGGTGGACATTCCGGCCAAGTTGGTGTCCATCCTCACCATCACCTACGTGGGACGGCGTTTCACCCAATCGCTCGCCCTCATCTTGGCCGGGGCGGCCATCTTGGCCAACATCCTGGTGCCACCGG AGCTGCGGACGCTCCGGACGGCGTTGGCCGTCTTCGGCAAAGGCTGTTTGGCCGCGTCCTTCAACTGCGTTTTCCTCTACACCGGAGAGCTCTTCCCAACCGTCCTCCG ACGGGGATGGGATTGGGCAACACCGCGGCGCGGTTGGGCAGCATCAGCGCCCCTCTGGTCAAGATGGTGGCAGAGGACCTCCCGGCGTTGCCGTTGGTCATCTACGGAGCGGCGCCGGTGGCGTCGGGGCTGGTGGCCACGTGGCTTCCGGAGACGCGGGAGACGGCGCTGCCGGAGACcgtggaggaggtggagagaag GGTCCACCCCCAGAAGGTCGAAgcccaacacctccaggtccccCTTCATCCCATCAACACCACGAGGTCCTCCTAATGCCACCGCTCCGGAGGCCCCAAAGCCACCCGGACCTCCAGAGGAGCAGAAGAAGGGTTGGAGGAACCCAACGCACCCCAAGAGAAGATCCACGGAGTCTTCTTCTCCGGGCAGGGGTGGGGGTTGGGATGTCCTCTCCAGGGCCGCTTTTTCCCTGCTGGAataa
- the LOC104061890 gene encoding solute carrier family 22 member 6-B-like isoform X2 → MAFGDLLELLGGMGRFQVATILLLALPIFMMPSHNLLQNFTAATAAHRCRFLWEDNVTEVHLQELLKVWLPDGERCRRFVAPQWWLLDLNASTLNATPAETEPCGDGWTYDRSVFTNTIVTEWDLVCGSRALKQLAQSLYMSGVLVGAVVFGALSDRFGRRRLLTWCYLQMGVMGTSSSFAPTFTTYCLFRFLTGAAFSGVVLNSVSLSLEWTPTAQRALVGTLLGYCYTCGQFLLAGVAFAVPDWRRLQLLVALPFFAFFGCSWWLTESARWLLMVGRSQQALQELQKVAKINGKSEEGRKLDAEALRSHVQEETVPSRRRHSVLDLVRTPVLRRISCGLCFVWFSTSFAYYGLAMDLQHFDFNLYVIQMIFGAVDIPAKLVSILTITYVGRRFTQSLALILAGAAILANILVPPDGDGIGQHRGAVGQHQRPSGQDGGRGPPGVAVGHLRSGAGGVGAGGHVASGDAGDGAAGDRGGGGEKGPPPEGRSPTPPGPPSSHQHHEVLLMPPLRRPQSHPDLQRSRRRVGGTQRTPREDPRSLLLRAGVGVGMSSPGPLFPCWNKDDPKEVGWEEKVCFPTAAGGPTALVVPP, encoded by the exons ATGGCTTTCGGGGACCTTCTGGAGCTCTTGGGAGGGATGGGACGCTTCCAGGTGGCCACCATCCTCCTCTTGGCTTTGCCCATCTTCATGATGCCCAGTCACAACCTTCTCCAGAACTTCACGGCTGCCACCGCCGCCCACCGCTGCCGCTTCCTTTGGGAGGACAACGTCACCGAGGTccacctccaggagctcctgaAGGTTTGGCTTCCGGACGGAGAGCGGTGTCGCCGCTTCGTGGCTCCTCAGTGGTGGCTTTTAGACCTCAACGCCTCAACGCTCAACGCCACTCCGGCCGAGACGGAGCCGTGCGGCGACGGATGGACCTACGACCGCAGCGTCTTCACCAACACCATCGTCACCGAG TGGGACCTGGTGTGCGGCTCGCGGGCTCTGAAGCAGTTGGCGCAGTCGCTCTACATGAGCGGCGTCCTGGTGGGCGCCGTCGTCTTCGGAGCGCTCTCGGACAG gttTGGGCGACGGCGGCTCCTCACGTGGTGTTACCTCCAGATGGGCGTCATGGGGACCTCTTCCTCCTTCGCCCCCACCTTCACCACCTACTGCCTCTTCCGGTTCCTCACCGGCGCCGCCTTCTCCGGCGTTGTCCTCAACAGCGTCTCCCTCT CTTTGGAGTGGACGCCGACGGCTCAGCGGGCGCTGGTGGGGACCCTCCTGGGCTACTGCTACACCTGCGGGCAGTTCCTCTTGGCCGGGGTGGCCTTCGCCGTTCCCGACTGGAGGAGACTGCAGCTCCTCGTGGCTCTGCCCTTCTTCGCCTTCTTCGGCTGCTCCTG GTGGCTGACGGAGTCGGCGCGGTGGCTCCTCATGGTGGGGAGGTCCCAACAGGCCCTGCAGGAGCTCCAGAAGGTGGCCAAGATAAACGGGAAGAGCGAAGAAGGCCGGAAGCTCGACGCGGAG GCGCTGAGGTCCCACGTGCAGGAGGAGACGGTTCCATCCCGGAGGCGTCACAGCGTCCTCGACCTCGTCCGGACGCCCGTCCTGCGCCGCATCTCCTGCGGCCTCTGCTTCGTCTG GTTCTCCACCAGCTTCGCTTACTACGGTTTGGCCATGGACCTCCAACACTTTGACTTCAACCTCTACGTGATCCAAATGATCTTCGGAGCGGTGGACATTCCGGCCAAGTTGGTGTCCATCCTCACCATCACCTACGTGGGACGGCGTTTCACCCAATCGCTCGCCCTCATCTTGGCCGGGGCGGCCATCTTGGCCAACATCCTGGTGCCACCGG ACGGGGATGGGATTGGGCAACACCGCGGCGCGGTTGGGCAGCATCAGCGCCCCTCTGGTCAAGATGGTGGCAGAGGACCTCCCGGCGTTGCCGTTGGTCATCTACGGAGCGGCGCCGGTGGCGTCGGGGCTGGTGGCCACGTGGCTTCCGGAGACGCGGGAGACGGCGCTGCCGGAGACcgtggaggaggtggagagaag GGTCCACCCCCAGAAGGTCGAAgcccaacacctccaggtccccCTTCATCCCATCAACACCACGAGGTCCTCCTAATGCCACCGCTCCGGAGGCCCCAAAGCCACCCGGACCTCCAGAGGAGCAGAAGAAGGGTTGGAGGAACCCAACGCACCCCAAGAGAAGATCCACGGAGTCTTCTTCTCCGGGCAGGGGTGGGGGTTGGGATGTCCTCTCCAGGGCCGCTTTTTCCCTGCTGGAataaagatgatccaaaggAAGTGGGTTGGGAGGAGAAGGTTTGTTTTCCCACGGCCGCAGGAGGTCCCACGGCTTTGGTTGTCCCACCCTGA
- the LOC104061890 gene encoding solute carrier family 22 member 6-B-like isoform X3 produces MAFGDLLELLGGMGRFQVATILLLALPIFMMPSHNLLQNFTAATAAHRCRFLWEDNVTEVHLQELLKVWLPDGERCRRFVAPQWWLLDLNASTLNATPAETEPCGDGWTYDRSVFTNTIVTEWDLVCGSRALKQLAQSLYMSGVLVGAVVFGALSDRFGRRRLLTWCYLQMGVMGTSSSFAPTFTTYCLFRFLTGAAFSGVVLNSVSLSLEWTPTAQRALVGTLLGYCYTCGQFLLAGVAFAVPDWRRLQLLVALPFFAFFGCSWWLTESARWLLMVGRSQQALQELQKVAKINGKSEEGRKLDAEALRSHVQEETVPSRRRHSVLDLVRTPVLRRISCGLCFVWFSTSFAYYGLAMDLQHFDFNLYVIQMIFGAVDIPAKLVSILTITYVGRRFTQSLALILAGAAILANILVPPGRRGWDWATPRRGWAASAPLWSRWWQRTSRRCRWSSTERRRWRRGWWPRGFRRRGRRRCRRPWRRWREGSTPRRSKPNTSRSPFIPSTPRGPPNATAPEAPKPPGPPEEQKKGWRNPTHPKRRSTESSSPGRGGGWDVLSRAAFSLLE; encoded by the exons ATGGCTTTCGGGGACCTTCTGGAGCTCTTGGGAGGGATGGGACGCTTCCAGGTGGCCACCATCCTCCTCTTGGCTTTGCCCATCTTCATGATGCCCAGTCACAACCTTCTCCAGAACTTCACGGCTGCCACCGCCGCCCACCGCTGCCGCTTCCTTTGGGAGGACAACGTCACCGAGGTccacctccaggagctcctgaAGGTTTGGCTTCCGGACGGAGAGCGGTGTCGCCGCTTCGTGGCTCCTCAGTGGTGGCTTTTAGACCTCAACGCCTCAACGCTCAACGCCACTCCGGCCGAGACGGAGCCGTGCGGCGACGGATGGACCTACGACCGCAGCGTCTTCACCAACACCATCGTCACCGAG TGGGACCTGGTGTGCGGCTCGCGGGCTCTGAAGCAGTTGGCGCAGTCGCTCTACATGAGCGGCGTCCTGGTGGGCGCCGTCGTCTTCGGAGCGCTCTCGGACAG gttTGGGCGACGGCGGCTCCTCACGTGGTGTTACCTCCAGATGGGCGTCATGGGGACCTCTTCCTCCTTCGCCCCCACCTTCACCACCTACTGCCTCTTCCGGTTCCTCACCGGCGCCGCCTTCTCCGGCGTTGTCCTCAACAGCGTCTCCCTCT CTTTGGAGTGGACGCCGACGGCTCAGCGGGCGCTGGTGGGGACCCTCCTGGGCTACTGCTACACCTGCGGGCAGTTCCTCTTGGCCGGGGTGGCCTTCGCCGTTCCCGACTGGAGGAGACTGCAGCTCCTCGTGGCTCTGCCCTTCTTCGCCTTCTTCGGCTGCTCCTG GTGGCTGACGGAGTCGGCGCGGTGGCTCCTCATGGTGGGGAGGTCCCAACAGGCCCTGCAGGAGCTCCAGAAGGTGGCCAAGATAAACGGGAAGAGCGAAGAAGGCCGGAAGCTCGACGCGGAG GCGCTGAGGTCCCACGTGCAGGAGGAGACGGTTCCATCCCGGAGGCGTCACAGCGTCCTCGACCTCGTCCGGACGCCCGTCCTGCGCCGCATCTCCTGCGGCCTCTGCTTCGTCTG GTTCTCCACCAGCTTCGCTTACTACGGTTTGGCCATGGACCTCCAACACTTTGACTTCAACCTCTACGTGATCCAAATGATCTTCGGAGCGGTGGACATTCCGGCCAAGTTGGTGTCCATCCTCACCATCACCTACGTGGGACGGCGTTTCACCCAATCGCTCGCCCTCATCTTGGCCGGGGCGGCCATCTTGGCCAACATCCTGGTGCCACCGG GCAGACGGGGATGGGATTGGGCAACACCGCGGCGCGGTTGGGCAGCATCAGCGCCCCTCTGGTCAAGATGGTGGCAGAGGACCTCCCGGCGTTGCCGTTGGTCATCTACGGAGCGGCGCCGGTGGCGTCGGGGCTGGTGGCCACGTGGCTTCCGGAGACGCGGGAGACGGCGCTGCCGGAGACcgtggaggaggtggagagaag GGTCCACCCCCAGAAGGTCGAAgcccaacacctccaggtccccCTTCATCCCATCAACACCACGAGGTCCTCCTAATGCCACCGCTCCGGAGGCCCCAAAGCCACCCGGACCTCCAGAGGAGCAGAAGAAGGGTTGGAGGAACCCAACGCACCCCAAGAGAAGATCCACGGAGTCTTCTTCTCCGGGCAGGGGTGGGGGTTGGGATGTCCTCTCCAGGGCCGCTTTTTCCCTGCTGGAataa
- the LOC104061890 gene encoding solute carrier family 22 member 6-A-like isoform X4 — MAFGDLLELLGGMGRFQVATILLLALPIFMMPSHNLLQNFTAATAAHRCRFLWEDNVTEVHLQELLKVWLPDGERCRRFVAPQWWLLDLNASTLNATPAETEPCGDGWTYDRSVFTNTIVTEWDLVCGSRALKQLAQSLYMSGVLVGAVVFGALSDRFGRRRLLTWCYLQMGVMGTSSSFAPTFTTYCLFRFLTGAAFSGVVLNSVSLSLEWTPTAQRALVGTLLGYCYTCGQFLLAGVAFAVPDWRRLQLLVALPFFAFFGCSWWLTESARWLLMVGRSQQALQELQKVAKINGKSEEGRKLDAEALRSHVQEETVPSRRRHSVLDLVRTPVLRRISCGLCFVWFSTSFAYYGLAMDLQHFDFNLYVIQMIFGAVDIPAKLVSILTITYVGRRFTQSLALILAGAAILANILVPPELRTLRTALAVFGKGCLAASFNCVFLYTGELFPTVLRQTGMGLGNTAARLGSISAPLVKMVAEDLPALPLVIYGAAPVASGLVATWLPETRETALPETVEEVERRVHPQKVEAQHLQVPLHPINTTRSS; from the exons ATGGCTTTCGGGGACCTTCTGGAGCTCTTGGGAGGGATGGGACGCTTCCAGGTGGCCACCATCCTCCTCTTGGCTTTGCCCATCTTCATGATGCCCAGTCACAACCTTCTCCAGAACTTCACGGCTGCCACCGCCGCCCACCGCTGCCGCTTCCTTTGGGAGGACAACGTCACCGAGGTccacctccaggagctcctgaAGGTTTGGCTTCCGGACGGAGAGCGGTGTCGCCGCTTCGTGGCTCCTCAGTGGTGGCTTTTAGACCTCAACGCCTCAACGCTCAACGCCACTCCGGCCGAGACGGAGCCGTGCGGCGACGGATGGACCTACGACCGCAGCGTCTTCACCAACACCATCGTCACCGAG TGGGACCTGGTGTGCGGCTCGCGGGCTCTGAAGCAGTTGGCGCAGTCGCTCTACATGAGCGGCGTCCTGGTGGGCGCCGTCGTCTTCGGAGCGCTCTCGGACAG gttTGGGCGACGGCGGCTCCTCACGTGGTGTTACCTCCAGATGGGCGTCATGGGGACCTCTTCCTCCTTCGCCCCCACCTTCACCACCTACTGCCTCTTCCGGTTCCTCACCGGCGCCGCCTTCTCCGGCGTTGTCCTCAACAGCGTCTCCCTCT CTTTGGAGTGGACGCCGACGGCTCAGCGGGCGCTGGTGGGGACCCTCCTGGGCTACTGCTACACCTGCGGGCAGTTCCTCTTGGCCGGGGTGGCCTTCGCCGTTCCCGACTGGAGGAGACTGCAGCTCCTCGTGGCTCTGCCCTTCTTCGCCTTCTTCGGCTGCTCCTG GTGGCTGACGGAGTCGGCGCGGTGGCTCCTCATGGTGGGGAGGTCCCAACAGGCCCTGCAGGAGCTCCAGAAGGTGGCCAAGATAAACGGGAAGAGCGAAGAAGGCCGGAAGCTCGACGCGGAG GCGCTGAGGTCCCACGTGCAGGAGGAGACGGTTCCATCCCGGAGGCGTCACAGCGTCCTCGACCTCGTCCGGACGCCCGTCCTGCGCCGCATCTCCTGCGGCCTCTGCTTCGTCTG GTTCTCCACCAGCTTCGCTTACTACGGTTTGGCCATGGACCTCCAACACTTTGACTTCAACCTCTACGTGATCCAAATGATCTTCGGAGCGGTGGACATTCCGGCCAAGTTGGTGTCCATCCTCACCATCACCTACGTGGGACGGCGTTTCACCCAATCGCTCGCCCTCATCTTGGCCGGGGCGGCCATCTTGGCCAACATCCTGGTGCCACCGG AGCTGCGGACGCTCCGGACGGCGTTGGCCGTCTTCGGCAAAGGCTGTTTGGCCGCGTCCTTCAACTGCGTTTTCCTCTACACCGGAGAGCTCTTCCCAACCGTCCTCCG GCAGACGGGGATGGGATTGGGCAACACCGCGGCGCGGTTGGGCAGCATCAGCGCCCCTCTGGTCAAGATGGTGGCAGAGGACCTCCCGGCGTTGCCGTTGGTCATCTACGGAGCGGCGCCGGTGGCGTCGGGGCTGGTGGCCACGTGGCTTCCGGAGACGCGGGAGACGGCGCTGCCGGAGACcgtggaggaggtggagagaag GGTCCACCCCCAGAAGGTCGAAgcccaacacctccaggtccccCTTCATCCCATCAACACCACGAGGTCCTCCTAA
- the LOC104061890 gene encoding solute carrier family 22 member 6-B-like isoform X5 has product MAFGDLLELLGGMGRFQVATILLLALPIFMMPSHNLLQNFTAATAAHRCRFLWEDNVTEVHLQELLKVWLPDGERCRRFVAPQWWLLDLNASTLNATPAETEPCGDGWTYDRSVFTNTIVTEWDLVCGSRALKQLAQSLYMSGVLVGAVVFGALSDRFGRRRLLTWCYLQMGVMGTSSSFAPTFTTYCLFRFLTGAAFSGVVLNSVSLSLEWTPTAQRALVGTLLGYCYTCGQFLLAGVAFAVPDWRRLQLLVALPFFAFFGCSWWLTESARWLLMVGRSQQALQELQKVAKINGKSEEGRKLDAEALRSHVQEETVPSRRRHSVLDLVRTPVLRRISCGLCFVWFSTSFAYYGLAMDLQHFDFNLYVIQMIFGAVDIPAKLVSILTITYVGRRFTQSLALILAGAAILANILVPPGSTPRRSKPNTSRSPFIPSTPRGPPNATAPEAPKPPGPPEEQKKGWRNPTHPKRRSTESSSPGRGGGWDVLSRAAFSLLE; this is encoded by the exons ATGGCTTTCGGGGACCTTCTGGAGCTCTTGGGAGGGATGGGACGCTTCCAGGTGGCCACCATCCTCCTCTTGGCTTTGCCCATCTTCATGATGCCCAGTCACAACCTTCTCCAGAACTTCACGGCTGCCACCGCCGCCCACCGCTGCCGCTTCCTTTGGGAGGACAACGTCACCGAGGTccacctccaggagctcctgaAGGTTTGGCTTCCGGACGGAGAGCGGTGTCGCCGCTTCGTGGCTCCTCAGTGGTGGCTTTTAGACCTCAACGCCTCAACGCTCAACGCCACTCCGGCCGAGACGGAGCCGTGCGGCGACGGATGGACCTACGACCGCAGCGTCTTCACCAACACCATCGTCACCGAG TGGGACCTGGTGTGCGGCTCGCGGGCTCTGAAGCAGTTGGCGCAGTCGCTCTACATGAGCGGCGTCCTGGTGGGCGCCGTCGTCTTCGGAGCGCTCTCGGACAG gttTGGGCGACGGCGGCTCCTCACGTGGTGTTACCTCCAGATGGGCGTCATGGGGACCTCTTCCTCCTTCGCCCCCACCTTCACCACCTACTGCCTCTTCCGGTTCCTCACCGGCGCCGCCTTCTCCGGCGTTGTCCTCAACAGCGTCTCCCTCT CTTTGGAGTGGACGCCGACGGCTCAGCGGGCGCTGGTGGGGACCCTCCTGGGCTACTGCTACACCTGCGGGCAGTTCCTCTTGGCCGGGGTGGCCTTCGCCGTTCCCGACTGGAGGAGACTGCAGCTCCTCGTGGCTCTGCCCTTCTTCGCCTTCTTCGGCTGCTCCTG GTGGCTGACGGAGTCGGCGCGGTGGCTCCTCATGGTGGGGAGGTCCCAACAGGCCCTGCAGGAGCTCCAGAAGGTGGCCAAGATAAACGGGAAGAGCGAAGAAGGCCGGAAGCTCGACGCGGAG GCGCTGAGGTCCCACGTGCAGGAGGAGACGGTTCCATCCCGGAGGCGTCACAGCGTCCTCGACCTCGTCCGGACGCCCGTCCTGCGCCGCATCTCCTGCGGCCTCTGCTTCGTCTG GTTCTCCACCAGCTTCGCTTACTACGGTTTGGCCATGGACCTCCAACACTTTGACTTCAACCTCTACGTGATCCAAATGATCTTCGGAGCGGTGGACATTCCGGCCAAGTTGGTGTCCATCCTCACCATCACCTACGTGGGACGGCGTTTCACCCAATCGCTCGCCCTCATCTTGGCCGGGGCGGCCATCTTGGCCAACATCCTGGTGCCACCGG GGTCCACCCCCAGAAGGTCGAAgcccaacacctccaggtccccCTTCATCCCATCAACACCACGAGGTCCTCCTAATGCCACCGCTCCGGAGGCCCCAAAGCCACCCGGACCTCCAGAGGAGCAGAAGAAGGGTTGGAGGAACCCAACGCACCCCAAGAGAAGATCCACGGAGTCTTCTTCTCCGGGCAGGGGTGGGGGTTGGGATGTCCTCTCCAGGGCCGCTTTTTCCCTGCTGGAataa